In Candidatus Binataceae bacterium, the following proteins share a genomic window:
- a CDS encoding glycosyltransferase family 9 protein, whose translation MSTTDALQANQVSPHRVLIVLLGAIGDVVRALPLVGRMRRAWPDAHIAWAIEPKSQAVLEGHPWIDEIILYDRRRAPFDFLPFLNRVRRGHFDLVIDLQRHLKSGVTSRISGAPTRWGFDRANTKEFNHLFSTKQIAPQPNMRLKLEQYQAFGDALGLPPAPIEFGLVGSESERERAHAMLADAPRPLLGVILGSSWPSRIYPAEETAAVIRELTHPAEGSHALFPVLLGGPGESRLAADVIAHLEGAPILNLVERTTLRDLIAIFAECAAAFGPDSGPMHIAAAVGCPIVSLWGSTAAERSAPWGFAQYALSGEIPCHPCYLRDCPIGRECMHRIATADVALTIRRAIADRGASIHAEAER comes from the coding sequence ATGTCAACCACTGACGCACTACAGGCAAATCAAGTTTCACCGCACCGTGTCCTGATCGTGCTGCTGGGCGCGATTGGCGATGTCGTCCGCGCGCTGCCGCTCGTCGGGCGGATGCGGCGCGCATGGCCCGACGCTCATATCGCGTGGGCGATTGAGCCGAAGTCGCAGGCCGTCCTCGAAGGCCATCCCTGGATAGATGAAATCATCCTCTACGACCGCAGGCGAGCGCCTTTTGACTTCCTGCCATTCCTGAATCGCGTGCGGCGCGGGCACTTCGATCTCGTGATCGATCTGCAGCGCCATTTGAAAAGTGGCGTGACTTCGCGGATCTCGGGTGCGCCGACGCGGTGGGGCTTCGATCGCGCCAACACAAAAGAATTCAACCATCTGTTTTCCACCAAGCAAATTGCGCCGCAGCCGAACATGCGGCTCAAGCTCGAGCAATACCAGGCGTTCGGCGATGCGCTCGGACTGCCGCCCGCGCCGATCGAGTTCGGGCTCGTTGGCTCTGAGAGCGAGCGCGAACGCGCTCATGCGATGCTCGCCGATGCGCCACGCCCTCTGCTCGGCGTGATTCTCGGTTCATCATGGCCGAGCCGCATCTATCCTGCCGAAGAGACTGCGGCGGTCATTCGCGAGTTGACGCATCCTGCCGAAGGATCGCACGCGCTCTTCCCGGTGCTGCTTGGCGGACCGGGCGAGTCGCGCCTCGCCGCCGATGTGATTGCGCATCTCGAGGGTGCGCCGATCCTCAACCTTGTCGAGCGCACGACGCTGCGCGATCTGATCGCGATCTTCGCGGAATGCGCCGCGGCGTTTGGTCCCGATTCGGGTCCGATGCATATCGCGGCCGCCGTCGGATGTCCGATCGTGTCGCTGTGGGGCTCGACCGCGGCGGAGCGCTCGGCGCCGTGGGGCTTCGCGCAGTATGCGCTTAGCGGCGAGATCCCGTGTCATCCGTGCTACCTGCGCGATTGCCCCATCGGCCGCGAATGCATGCATCGCATCGCCACGGCCGACGTGGCCTTAACGATCAGGCGGGCGATCGCCGATCGCGGCGCGTCGATTCACGCCGAGGCCGAGCGATGA
- a CDS encoding NADH-quinone oxidoreductase subunit D: MLPARWKEKIEASDPADEIMEIQMGPSHPASHGTIKFNLKLDGERIVDCDVEVGYLHRAFEKMCEQGTWTQCFPYTDRLNYASPLINNVGFALAVEKLLDIDLPERGKYVRLIMSEISRITDHLTCLGMASSEVGATTVAFYTLEAREMLYDLVEAVTGARLTVTWCRVGGVVHDLPTDFNDRVKHCFDMLDKVLTDCDGLLSRNRVFIDRMSGIGILPKEDAISYALSGPLLRASGIAYDVRKAHPYLVYDRMEFEVPLGERGDNYDRFQVRFREIYEAKKIIEQALKQIPEGPVSITDPKVVLPPKEKVYNSIEGLMNHFKLIMEGIKVPPGEVYQAVEGANGELGFFVVSDGSGRPYRVRVRPPCFLAMSALNKMLKGHMIADIITTFGMVNMIGGECDR, translated from the coding sequence ATGCTACCTGCACGCTGGAAAGAAAAAATCGAGGCGTCCGATCCCGCCGACGAGATCATGGAAATCCAGATGGGGCCGTCGCATCCCGCGTCCCACGGCACCATCAAGTTCAATCTCAAGCTCGACGGCGAGCGGATCGTCGATTGCGACGTCGAGGTCGGCTACCTGCATCGCGCGTTCGAGAAGATGTGCGAGCAGGGCACCTGGACGCAATGCTTTCCCTATACCGATCGGCTCAACTACGCGTCACCGCTGATCAACAACGTCGGCTTCGCGCTCGCGGTCGAAAAGCTGCTCGACATCGATCTGCCCGAGCGCGGCAAGTACGTGCGCCTCATCATGAGCGAGATCTCGCGCATCACCGATCACCTGACCTGCCTTGGGATGGCGTCGAGTGAGGTCGGTGCGACGACCGTGGCGTTCTATACGCTCGAAGCGCGCGAGATGCTCTACGACCTGGTCGAGGCGGTGACGGGCGCGCGCCTCACCGTGACGTGGTGCCGCGTCGGCGGCGTCGTTCATGACCTGCCGACGGATTTCAACGATCGCGTGAAGCATTGCTTCGATATGCTCGACAAGGTGCTCACCGATTGTGACGGGCTGTTGTCACGCAACCGCGTCTTCATCGATCGTATGTCCGGCATCGGCATCCTGCCCAAGGAAGACGCGATCTCGTACGCGCTGAGCGGACCGCTGCTGCGCGCGAGCGGCATCGCATACGACGTGCGCAAGGCGCATCCGTACCTCGTTTACGATCGCATGGAATTCGAAGTGCCGCTGGGCGAGCGCGGCGACAACTACGATCGCTTCCAGGTGCGATTCCGCGAGATCTACGAAGCGAAGAAGATCATCGAGCAGGCGCTCAAGCAGATTCCCGAGGGCCCCGTGTCGATCACTGACCCCAAGGTCGTGCTGCCGCCGAAGGAAAAGGTCTACAACTCCATCGAAGGCTTGATGAACCACTTCAAGCTCATCATGGAAGGCATCAAGGTGCCGCCCGGCGAGGTCTACCAGGCCGTAGAAGGCGCCAACGGCGAGCTGGGCTTTTTCGTGGTCAGCGACGGCAGCGGCCGCCCGTACCGCGTGCGGGTGAGGCCGCCCTGCTTCCTCGCGATGAGCGCACTCAACAAAATGTTAAAGGGCCACATGATCGCCGACATAATCACCACCTTCGGCATGGTCAACATGATCGGCGGCGAATGCGACCGCTGA
- a CDS encoding NADH-quinone oxidoreductase subunit C, producing the protein MILDKVKERFGAEVLASDTTHGEEWIVVARDKAHEILRALRDEPGFEFNFLSDLTAVDWDQRKPRFDVVYNLNSLTKNHRLRLKVSIDGDDAWIDSAIDLWKAADWLEREAFDMFGIQFRGHPDLRRILLYDSFEGHPLRKDYNYQKRQPIVEETDPVLKPLRMSR; encoded by the coding sequence ATGATTCTCGATAAGGTTAAAGAGCGCTTCGGCGCCGAAGTGCTCGCGAGCGACACCACGCATGGCGAGGAATGGATCGTCGTTGCGCGCGACAAAGCGCATGAGATCCTGCGCGCGCTGCGCGACGAGCCGGGATTCGAATTCAACTTCCTGTCCGACCTGACGGCGGTTGACTGGGATCAGCGCAAGCCGCGCTTCGACGTGGTCTATAACCTCAACTCGCTGACGAAGAACCATCGCCTGCGCCTCAAGGTCAGTATCGACGGCGACGATGCGTGGATTGATAGCGCGATCGATCTGTGGAAGGCGGCCGACTGGCTCGAGCGTGAGGCCTTCGACATGTTCGGCATCCAGTTCCGCGGGCATCCCGATCTGCGGCGGATCCTGCTCTACGATTCGTTCGAGGGCCATCCGCTGCGCAAGGATTACAACTACCAGAAGCGCCAGCCGATCGTTGAAGAGACCGATCCGGTGCTGAAACCGCTGCGCATGTCGCGATAG
- a CDS encoding NADH-quinone oxidoreductase subunit A, whose amino-acid sequence MTTWFPVIVTLAVAGLVVGVMCTLNMLVGPKRPSKIKGEAFECGNPPTGSAWGRFSVRFYLTAILFLVFDVEVIFLYPWAVEIRQLGMFGFVEALIFIAILAVGLIYAWQRGALDWD is encoded by the coding sequence ATGACGACGTGGTTTCCAGTGATAGTTACCCTGGCCGTGGCCGGGCTCGTGGTGGGCGTGATGTGCACGCTCAACATGCTCGTCGGTCCCAAGCGCCCCTCGAAAATCAAGGGCGAGGCGTTCGAGTGCGGCAATCCCCCGACCGGCAGCGCGTGGGGCCGTTTTTCGGTGCGCTTCTACCTGACCGCGATCCTGTTTTTGGTTTTCGATGTCGAAGTGATCTTCCTCTATCCGTGGGCGGTCGAGATACGGCAGCTTGGGATGTTCGGGTTCGTCGAGGCGCTGATCTTCATCGCGATTCTCGCCGTGGGCCTGATCTACGCGTGGCAGCGCGGCGCGCTCGATTGGGACTGA
- a CDS encoding phosphotransferase translates to MSEADDRARMTWAAEAVAMRWPVAAVSRADLLRGDLSTRRFWRLHLESAAGDGEQPPTSAIVIDLGPDDLPGYARALRLLHEPLPEPPWINVHRFLASIGVAVPALYAHSNPHRALLVEDVGMLSVFDSCRQVPSNAADLFRLAIDELLKIHVEGTRRIHHRCFASSINYDRKLFIWELSQFVELTLSEVAPGCDRAAVYAELDDLAERLDRYPRVLSHRDYHGQNLYVQDGPRLRVIDFQDALMAPGAHDLAVLLTTRDTGQLVSQNLERRLLDYYYAGLARRQAVTIGIDDFFMSYRYSVIQHALKMSGRFMMFERDGKHGYAQYVPHALDEARRMLADMHAIFPQLCAALGVEEQRRSR, encoded by the coding sequence GTGAGCGAAGCCGACGATCGGGCCCGGATGACATGGGCGGCGGAGGCCGTCGCGATGCGATGGCCGGTCGCAGCGGTCTCCCGCGCCGATTTGTTGCGTGGCGATCTTTCGACGCGCCGCTTCTGGCGCCTGCATCTCGAGTCGGCCGCGGGTGATGGAGAGCAGCCGCCGACGAGCGCGATTGTGATCGATCTGGGACCCGATGATCTGCCCGGCTACGCGCGCGCCCTGCGGCTGCTCCACGAGCCGTTGCCCGAGCCGCCCTGGATCAATGTTCATCGCTTTCTCGCGTCGATCGGTGTCGCCGTCCCCGCGCTCTACGCCCATTCGAATCCTCATCGCGCGCTGCTGGTCGAAGACGTGGGCATGCTCTCGGTGTTCGACTCGTGCCGCCAGGTACCATCGAACGCCGCCGACCTGTTTCGCCTCGCCATCGACGAGCTGCTGAAAATTCATGTCGAAGGAACCAGGCGGATTCATCATCGATGCTTCGCGTCGTCGATCAACTACGATCGCAAGTTGTTCATCTGGGAGCTGTCGCAGTTTGTCGAGTTGACGCTGTCGGAAGTCGCGCCCGGATGCGATCGGGCCGCGGTTTACGCCGAGCTCGACGATCTCGCCGAGCGCCTCGATCGCTATCCGCGCGTGCTGTCGCATCGCGACTATCACGGGCAGAATCTCTACGTGCAGGACGGGCCGCGGCTGCGCGTGATCGATTTCCAGGACGCGCTGATGGCTCCAGGAGCGCACGATCTCGCGGTGCTGCTCACGACTCGCGACACGGGCCAGCTCGTGTCGCAGAACCTGGAGCGCCGTCTGCTCGACTATTACTATGCGGGACTCGCGCGGCGGCAGGCCGTCACGATCGGGATCGACGATTTCTTCATGAGCTACCGTTACTCAGTCATCCAGCACGCGCTCAAGATGAGCGGGCGCTTCATGATGTTCGAACGCGACGGCAAGCATGGCTATGCGCAGTACGTGCCGCACGCGCTCGATGAGGCGCGGCGGATGCTCGCCGACATGCATGCGATCTTTCCTCAGCTCTGCGCCGCGCTCGGCGTCGAGGAGCAGCGGCGCTCGCGATGA
- a CDS encoding NDP-sugar synthase encodes MRALVLAAGVGERLRPLTETTPKPMLDLNGRPLIHYALAMLKRAGITEVAVNVHHLAGELQSALGDGSQLGLHITWAPEPVLLGTGGPLNGLRDFLRDDTFVIANSDTILDLDLAKVIAFHRDRGALATIGLNRPENLDYYSRFELDNDSRIRRVRLLKRRSPLEYDDYPPDADFKTAASDYMYCGFIVIEPACLDLIPQTPPWSLFQGLFAPMVARGLPVFGWIHRGLMRTVDDLETYEHLRQEFTERPPKLLLD; translated from the coding sequence ATGAGGGCTCTGGTGCTTGCGGCCGGAGTCGGCGAACGATTGCGTCCGCTCACCGAAACGACGCCCAAGCCGATGCTCGATCTGAACGGGCGCCCGCTCATCCATTACGCGCTCGCGATGCTGAAGCGGGCCGGCATCACCGAAGTTGCGGTGAACGTGCATCACCTCGCGGGCGAGCTTCAGTCCGCGCTGGGCGATGGATCGCAGCTCGGCCTGCATATCACGTGGGCGCCGGAGCCGGTCCTGCTCGGCACCGGCGGTCCGCTCAACGGGCTCAGGGATTTTCTGCGCGACGACACTTTCGTGATCGCTAACAGCGACACGATTTTAGATCTCGATCTCGCCAAGGTCATCGCGTTTCATCGTGATCGCGGCGCGCTTGCGACGATCGGACTGAATCGCCCCGAGAACCTCGACTATTACAGCCGCTTCGAGCTCGACAACGATTCGCGCATCCGCCGGGTGCGCCTGCTGAAGCGCCGCTCGCCGCTCGAATACGATGACTATCCGCCCGATGCTGACTTCAAGACTGCTGCGAGCGACTACATGTATTGCGGGTTCATCGTCATCGAGCCGGCGTGTCTCGACCTGATTCCGCAAACGCCGCCGTGGAGCCTCTTTCAAGGTCTGTTCGCGCCGATGGTCGCGCGCGGACTGCCGGTCTTCGGCTGGATACATCGCGGATTGATGCGCACGGTCGATGATCTCGAGACCTACGAACATCTGCGCCAAGAGTTCACAGAGCGTCCGCCGAAACTGCTTTTGGACTGA
- a CDS encoding PhzF family phenazine biosynthesis protein: MRRYPFVTIDVFSSTPLAGNPLAVFTDARGLSDAEMQALAREMNLSETTFVFPREAALERERGVQVRIFTIAEELPFAGHPTLGTAYVIARAQSANRVVLDLKIGPVPVNFEHRNGLMFGEMTQREPEFGQTHRAEDVAQASGVALDVIDASLPIQTVSTGVPFSIVPLKSIAAVQALRIDIRRASAYLEKMDAFSFYFVTREVEDQAARLHARMQFIGGDDPATGSAAGCTAAWMVRNGVAQPEEQVLIEQGIEANRPSQIFVRASKTGDQIHNVRVAGHVAEIITGEATLP; this comes from the coding sequence ATGCGACGCTATCCATTCGTCACCATCGATGTCTTCAGCTCAACGCCGCTGGCGGGAAATCCGCTCGCCGTTTTCACCGACGCTCGCGGGCTGAGCGACGCCGAGATGCAGGCGCTGGCGCGCGAAATGAATCTGTCGGAGACGACGTTCGTTTTTCCCCGTGAAGCAGCGCTCGAACGCGAACGCGGCGTGCAGGTTCGAATCTTCACGATCGCCGAAGAGCTGCCATTCGCGGGCCATCCGACGCTCGGCACTGCCTACGTGATCGCCAGGGCGCAGAGCGCAAATCGAGTCGTGCTCGATCTGAAAATCGGACCGGTGCCGGTGAACTTCGAGCATCGCAACGGACTGATGTTCGGCGAAATGACGCAGCGAGAACCGGAGTTCGGCCAGACTCATCGCGCCGAAGACGTCGCGCAGGCCTCAGGCGTAGCGCTCGACGTGATCGACGCGTCGCTGCCGATTCAGACCGTCAGCACCGGCGTCCCTTTTTCGATCGTTCCGCTAAAGAGCATCGCGGCCGTGCAAGCACTGCGCATCGACATTCGGCGCGCGTCTGCATACCTCGAAAAGATGGACGCGTTTTCGTTCTACTTCGTCACGCGCGAGGTGGAAGACCAAGCCGCGCGCCTGCACGCCCGCATGCAATTCATCGGCGGCGACGATCCCGCGACGGGCTCCGCGGCAGGATGCACCGCAGCCTGGATGGTCCGCAACGGAGTCGCGCAGCCCGAAGAGCAGGTCCTCATCGAGCAAGGCATCGAAGCCAATCGCCCAAGCCAAATCTTCGTCCGCGCCAGCAAGACCGGCGATCAAATCCACAACGTGAGAGTCGCCGGCCACGTAGCAGAAATAATCACCGGCGAAGCCACCCTGCCGTGA
- the menA gene encoding 1,4-dihydroxy-2-naphthoate octaprenyltransferase, whose product MTEASAIPGGGARPGALAIWFQAIRAMSLTAAAIPVLLGMAIAARAGFFAPLRLLLALVGAMAIQAGTNLINDYYDYRSGADLEQSLGPSMVIQRGLLSADQVWFGGVAAFAIGAAIGLWLVYLAGWPILWLGIPSVLAGYFYTARPVALAYIALGELTVFIFMGPVIVLGTYFVMAGSFSWTALWASIPLGFVVAGILHANNIRDIDTDTRHGKRTLATILGRAGANRELAALDIAAYATVLIATFAHKLPWTSLAVFISLPRALDQLRIVMRETEPKKLNLALFRSVQLHMEFGLLLIVAFLVAAFMRW is encoded by the coding sequence ATGACTGAGGCATCTGCAATTCCCGGTGGAGGGGCGCGTCCCGGCGCGCTCGCAATCTGGTTCCAGGCCATCCGCGCGATGTCGCTGACGGCGGCGGCGATCCCCGTGCTGCTCGGCATGGCGATCGCGGCGCGCGCCGGTTTCTTTGCGCCGCTGCGGCTGCTGCTCGCGCTGGTGGGCGCGATGGCGATCCAGGCCGGGACCAATCTCATCAACGATTACTACGATTATCGAAGCGGGGCCGACCTCGAGCAGTCGCTCGGCCCCAGCATGGTAATCCAGCGCGGCCTGCTCTCCGCCGACCAGGTGTGGTTTGGCGGCGTGGCCGCGTTCGCGATCGGCGCGGCAATCGGCCTCTGGCTGGTTTATCTCGCGGGATGGCCGATTCTGTGGCTCGGCATCCCGAGCGTACTCGCGGGATATTTCTACACCGCGCGGCCGGTCGCGCTCGCGTACATCGCGCTCGGCGAGCTCACGGTCTTCATCTTTATGGGGCCGGTGATCGTGCTCGGCACCTACTTCGTGATGGCCGGGAGTTTTTCGTGGACGGCGCTGTGGGCCTCGATTCCGCTCGGCTTCGTGGTCGCGGGAATCCTGCACGCCAACAATATCCGCGATATCGATACCGACACGCGCCACGGCAAGCGTACGCTCGCAACGATTCTGGGCCGCGCCGGAGCGAATCGCGAGCTCGCCGCGCTCGATATCGCCGCCTACGCGACCGTGCTGATCGCGACCTTCGCGCACAAGCTGCCATGGACGTCACTTGCGGTTTTCATTTCGCTGCCGCGCGCGCTCGATCAGCTGCGAATCGTGATGCGAGAGACTGAGCCGAAGAAGCTCAACCTCGCACTTTTCCGATCGGTTCAACTGCACATGGAATTCGGTCTGCTGCTGATCGTCGCGTTCCTGGTCGCGGCCTTCATGCGGTGGTAA
- a CDS encoding CoA transferase, translating into MSKLPFEGIRIADFGWIFAVPHATAWLGALGADVIRIESMRAPDLVRFLTGTDGVVGPNRSGVFHSINYSRRSLTLNLATPEAQEIARRIVAQSDIVTENYTVGNMAKYGLSYADLVKVKPDIIMMSGTPLGQDGPFAKTVGFGPTTQAFAGLCHITGYPDSGPCGIGGTWPDFAVGTGMVFFLLAALYHREQTGEGQYLDLSMAEMVTTMMPEAMMDFFLNKRDPGPIGNRDESMAPHGVFPTAGDDKWIAVAIASDQEFAALAEALGVPSLASDPMYSRVSGRLHNVDSLEREIAARTRNFDRDQLVAKLRERDLAAGPVYACAELVKDPAFIASGTLVTLGHGEVGARKIPGLPVRFSAMEPDFRGSPMMGEHSDEVLTELLGMSSEEISRLREAKVIV; encoded by the coding sequence ATGAGCAAGCTGCCCTTCGAAGGAATTCGCATCGCCGACTTCGGCTGGATCTTCGCCGTGCCGCACGCGACGGCTTGGCTCGGAGCGCTTGGCGCAGATGTGATTCGCATCGAATCGATGCGCGCGCCCGACCTGGTGCGATTCCTCACCGGCACCGACGGCGTGGTCGGCCCCAATCGCAGCGGCGTGTTCCATTCGATCAATTACTCGCGGCGCAGCCTGACGCTCAATCTCGCAACGCCCGAGGCGCAAGAGATCGCGCGGCGCATCGTGGCGCAGAGTGACATCGTCACCGAGAATTACACCGTCGGCAACATGGCGAAGTACGGCCTTAGCTACGCCGACCTCGTCAAAGTGAAACCGGACATCATCATGATGTCCGGCACTCCGCTCGGACAGGACGGGCCGTTTGCAAAGACCGTCGGCTTCGGCCCGACGACTCAGGCCTTCGCGGGCCTGTGTCACATCACGGGTTATCCTGATTCGGGGCCGTGCGGGATCGGCGGCACGTGGCCCGACTTCGCCGTCGGCACGGGCATGGTCTTCTTTCTGCTCGCCGCGCTTTATCATCGCGAGCAAACCGGCGAGGGGCAGTACCTCGATCTCTCGATGGCCGAGATGGTCACGACGATGATGCCCGAGGCGATGATGGATTTTTTCCTGAACAAGCGCGACCCGGGTCCGATTGGAAATCGCGACGAGTCGATGGCGCCGCACGGCGTGTTCCCGACCGCGGGCGACGACAAGTGGATTGCGGTCGCAATCGCATCGGACCAGGAATTCGCCGCGCTGGCTGAGGCGCTCGGCGTGCCTTCGCTCGCGTCTGATCCGATGTACTCGCGGGTCAGCGGACGGCTTCACAACGTCGATTCGCTCGAGCGCGAGATCGCCGCGCGCACGCGCAACTTCGACCGCGATCAGCTCGTTGCGAAGCTGCGCGAGCGAGATCTCGCGGCAGGTCCTGTCTATGCCTGTGCGGAGTTGGTCAAGGATCCCGCCTTCATCGCGAGCGGGACTCTGGTTACTCTCGGTCACGGCGAAGTCGGCGCGCGCAAGATCCCAGGCCTGCCGGTGCGCTTCAGCGCGATGGAGCCCGACTTCCGGGGCTCGCCGATGATGGGCGAGCATAGCGACGAAGTGTTAACTGAACTCCTCGGGATGTCATCCGAGGAAATCTCGCGTCTGCGCGAAGCAAAGGTCATAGTCTAG
- a CDS encoding CoA transferase has product MAQVEEYRQPPRALDGIRVVELPCLDTMPFMAAAMSAKSFADFGAEVIKIEPPRGGAQERALGPFRDEMPDPETGGLHLFLNSNKLSVTLNLEHRGAREILFKLLEGADIVINPNRPAQSERLGIDWRTLTARFPKLIVASTTFFGAESPYQNLRGGDLIATHMSGVGWETPYHQVTDLEKEPPLKAGGHQTDYLTGYTAAAAAMCALFARRKTGAGQHVDVNQWLAMVSMMRPMLGIHSHEAVESAGYQRLTMRKKTGAQWVYPCKDGWVSFNAGTERFWQGAKRAMGNPEWMNMELLGNVASRALNVDAIEAGLVDWLTDVTRKEAFERTQAEHVPCFPVQTPAEVAANAQYKARSFFVEIDHKAEREVTMPGAPCKFSRTPWRIVRGAPRLGEHNRKILGERLGLADTELTALASEGAI; this is encoded by the coding sequence GTGGCCCAGGTTGAAGAATATCGCCAACCGCCGCGCGCGCTTGATGGAATCAGGGTCGTCGAGCTGCCGTGCCTCGACACGATGCCGTTCATGGCGGCGGCGATGTCGGCGAAGTCGTTCGCCGACTTTGGCGCTGAAGTAATCAAGATCGAGCCGCCGCGCGGCGGCGCGCAGGAGCGTGCGCTCGGTCCGTTTCGCGATGAGATGCCCGACCCCGAAACGGGCGGCCTTCATCTTTTTCTCAATTCGAACAAGCTGAGCGTGACGCTCAACCTCGAGCATCGCGGCGCGCGCGAAATATTGTTCAAACTGCTCGAGGGCGCCGATATTGTCATCAACCCGAATCGGCCCGCGCAGAGCGAGCGGCTCGGGATCGATTGGCGTACGTTGACTGCGCGTTTTCCGAAGCTAATCGTGGCGTCAACAACGTTCTTCGGCGCGGAATCGCCATATCAGAATCTGCGCGGCGGCGATTTGATCGCGACCCACATGAGCGGCGTCGGCTGGGAGACGCCGTATCACCAGGTCACCGACCTCGAGAAGGAGCCTCCTCTCAAGGCCGGCGGGCATCAGACGGATTATCTCACCGGATACACCGCGGCGGCGGCTGCGATGTGCGCGCTGTTCGCGCGGCGCAAGACCGGCGCGGGGCAGCACGTCGATGTGAACCAGTGGCTCGCCATGGTGAGCATGATGCGTCCGATGCTCGGCATCCATTCGCATGAGGCGGTGGAGTCCGCGGGCTACCAGCGGCTCACGATGCGCAAGAAGACTGGCGCGCAGTGGGTTTATCCGTGCAAAGACGGATGGGTGAGCTTCAACGCGGGCACGGAGCGTTTCTGGCAGGGCGCCAAGCGCGCGATGGGCAATCCCGAGTGGATGAATATGGAGCTGCTCGGCAACGTGGCGAGCCGCGCGCTGAATGTCGATGCGATCGAGGCGGGCCTGGTCGACTGGCTCACCGATGTCACGCGCAAGGAAGCCTTCGAGCGCACCCAGGCCGAGCACGTGCCCTGCTTCCCGGTGCAGACGCCGGCCGAAGTCGCGGCCAACGCGCAGTACAAGGCACGCAGCTTTTTCGTCGAGATCGATCACAAGGCGGAGCGCGAGGTCACGATGCCCGGCGCGCCGTGCAAGTTCAGCCGCACGCCGTGGCGAATCGTACGCGGCGCGCCGCGCCTCGGCGAGCATAATCGCAAGATCCTCGGCGAGCGCCTGGGGCTTGCTGACACCGAGTTGACGGCGCTCGCGTCGGAGGGTGCGATCTGA
- a CDS encoding HAD family hydrolase yields MPSSDFKAVFFDLDGTLVDIHGPLYIAARNALDEVGHGPPLTRERYHEQMKRDDFWADIPEEIRPQLFKLAFAYFMAEVDRTERLEVLPHVAETLAELKRRDFATGVITSRPGESQTLVEKLAMVGLASHLDFVITQTTGSLRALDKSESLKQAAIRAGIHPRVCVYVGDEPRDIMAAGNAGYGAKIAVATGAASYVHLVNHKQYRADFVMNSMNELFDVIERIRPGA; encoded by the coding sequence TTGCCTTCATCCGATTTCAAAGCTGTGTTCTTCGACCTCGACGGCACGCTCGTTGATATCCATGGTCCGCTCTATATCGCGGCGCGCAACGCCCTCGACGAGGTCGGGCACGGCCCGCCGCTCACGCGCGAGCGCTATCACGAGCAGATGAAGCGCGACGATTTCTGGGCGGATATCCCCGAAGAGATTCGCCCCCAGCTCTTCAAGCTCGCGTTCGCGTACTTCATGGCCGAGGTCGATCGCACCGAGCGCCTCGAGGTGCTGCCGCATGTCGCCGAAACGCTGGCCGAGCTGAAGCGCCGCGATTTTGCCACCGGTGTGATCACGAGCCGTCCCGGAGAATCGCAGACGCTCGTCGAAAAGCTCGCGATGGTCGGACTCGCCTCGCATCTCGATTTCGTCATTACCCAGACCACTGGTTCGCTGCGCGCACTCGACAAGAGCGAGAGCCTGAAGCAGGCTGCGATTCGCGCCGGCATTCATCCGCGCGTCTGCGTCTACGTCGGCGACGAGCCGCGCGACATCATGGCGGCGGGCAACGCTGGCTATGGCGCCAAGATCGCCGTTGCGACCGGCGCCGCGTCCTACGTGCATCTCGTGAATCACAAACAGTATCGCGCTGACTTCGTGATGAACTCGATGAACGAACTGTTCGACGTGATCGAACGTATCAGGCCGGGAGCGTGA